The following proteins come from a genomic window of Citrobacter europaeus:
- a CDS encoding Glu/Leu/Phe/Val dehydrogenase produces the protein MDKLSYASDSSTSAWNTYLQQIERVAPYLGELSHWVDTLRHPKRALIVDIPVQMDDGSIRHFEGYRVQHNLSRGPGKGGVRYHPDVDLNEVMALSAWMTIKCAALNLPYGGAKGGVRVDPFSLSEGELERLTRRYTSEIGIIIGPQKDIPAPDVGTNGKVMAWMMDTYSMNHGTTVTSVVTGKPIHLGGSLGRDKATGRGVFVSGLEVARRANIEVEGARVAVQGFGNVGSEAARLFAAAGARVVAIQDHTATLFNSTGIDMAALSAWQLEHKQIAGFPGAETIASEAFWSLEMDILIPAALEGQITRHRAETLTCKLVLEGANGPTYPDADDVLASRGIVVVPDVVCNAGGVTVSYFEWVQDMASFFWSEEEINNRMDKIMTDAMVHVWEKAAEKSCSLRTAAYIVACERILLARKDRGIYPG, from the coding sequence ATGGATAAGTTATCTTACGCTTCAGATAGCAGCACATCTGCCTGGAATACCTACCTGCAACAAATCGAGCGTGTGGCCCCTTACCTGGGCGAACTTTCCCATTGGGTGGATACCCTGCGCCACCCAAAACGCGCGCTGATTGTCGATATCCCGGTGCAGATGGATGACGGCTCTATCCGTCATTTTGAAGGGTATCGCGTGCAACATAACCTCTCCCGCGGTCCGGGCAAAGGCGGTGTGCGTTATCATCCTGATGTTGATCTTAATGAAGTGATGGCCCTGTCCGCATGGATGACCATCAAATGCGCGGCGTTAAACCTGCCGTACGGCGGCGCTAAAGGTGGCGTGCGCGTCGATCCGTTCTCGCTGTCCGAAGGGGAACTGGAGCGTTTAACCCGCCGTTATACCAGTGAAATTGGTATTATCATTGGGCCGCAGAAAGACATTCCTGCGCCGGATGTAGGTACTAACGGAAAGGTCATGGCCTGGATGATGGATACCTACTCCATGAACCACGGCACCACCGTGACCAGCGTGGTCACCGGTAAACCTATTCACCTCGGCGGCTCGTTAGGCCGTGATAAAGCCACCGGTCGCGGCGTTTTCGTCAGCGGTCTGGAAGTCGCTCGTCGTGCGAACATTGAAGTTGAAGGCGCTCGCGTGGCGGTACAAGGTTTCGGTAACGTCGGCAGCGAAGCCGCCCGCTTGTTCGCCGCAGCGGGTGCGCGTGTAGTCGCGATTCAGGATCACACCGCAACGCTGTTTAACTCAACGGGTATTGATATGGCCGCGTTGTCTGCCTGGCAGTTAGAGCACAAGCAGATTGCCGGTTTCCCGGGCGCTGAGACCATCGCCAGCGAAGCCTTCTGGAGCCTGGAGATGGATATTCTGATCCCGGCCGCACTCGAAGGCCAGATCACCCGTCACCGCGCGGAAACGCTGACCTGTAAACTGGTACTCGAAGGTGCCAACGGACCGACCTATCCGGACGCCGACGACGTTCTGGCCAGCCGCGGTATCGTCGTTGTTCCTGACGTTGTTTGTAACGCCGGCGGCGTAACCGTCAGCTACTTCGAATGGGTTCAGGACATGGCAAGCTTCTTCTGGAGCGAAGAAGAGATCAACAATCGCATGGACAAAATCATGACCGATGCGATGGTGCATGTGTGGGAAAAAGCAGCAGAGAAATCCTGCTCCCTGCGTACCGCTGCCTACATTGTTGCCTGTGAACGCATTCTGCTGGCACGAAAAGATCGCGGAATTTATCCGGGCTAA
- a CDS encoding spore coat protein U domain-containing protein, translating to MRLRHLLLIAAVLFFPAIGHAVTCSVSNVQPINLGSVNPLSATGATSSMTFNYTCAKELGDTLAGINLCFNIGASAVSGQVTPRNMSLSGTPARTLAYQLYQDAGRTRVWGSQYQSGTTFPMVQLSLLNLTPVTGSLTVSAQIVTPQTSAVPGSYQDSYTTATALVTLNPGLLFPPTTCGDTVAARLPFTVSATVSKQCNITSATDISFAPTRATGRNLTASNTVGVACSNNTPYTIGLQPSNGNTAGSGVMAGTGSNTDKVPYQLSSTPGPSGTIWGNTSLNTVAGNGTGTTTTYPVYATVPSANYTPDNYADTVTIAVTY from the coding sequence ATGAGGTTAAGACATCTGTTACTCATCGCTGCCGTTCTCTTTTTCCCGGCGATCGGTCATGCGGTAACCTGCTCGGTGAGCAACGTGCAGCCCATAAATTTGGGTTCAGTCAATCCGTTGTCTGCGACAGGCGCAACGTCATCAATGACGTTCAATTACACCTGCGCCAAAGAACTTGGCGACACGCTGGCTGGGATCAATCTCTGTTTTAATATTGGCGCCTCAGCTGTCAGTGGCCAGGTTACCCCGCGAAATATGTCGTTAAGCGGTACGCCTGCCAGAACACTGGCATACCAGCTATACCAGGATGCCGGGCGCACCAGGGTATGGGGGAGCCAGTATCAGTCGGGAACAACTTTTCCCATGGTACAGCTTAGCCTGCTGAATCTGACGCCGGTAACGGGTTCACTGACGGTATCAGCGCAGATCGTCACGCCACAAACTTCAGCCGTCCCCGGAAGCTATCAGGATAGCTATACGACGGCGACAGCCCTCGTCACCCTCAATCCCGGATTACTTTTCCCGCCGACCACCTGTGGCGATACCGTTGCCGCCAGGCTTCCTTTCACCGTATCGGCGACTGTCAGCAAGCAGTGCAATATCACCTCTGCAACCGATATTAGCTTTGCACCAACCAGAGCGACCGGGCGTAACCTTACGGCGTCAAATACCGTGGGCGTAGCATGTTCCAATAACACGCCTTACACCATCGGCCTTCAACCCTCCAACGGCAATACGGCAGGCAGCGGCGTGATGGCGGGCACGGGGTCAAATACGGATAAAGTCCCCTATCAACTTAGTTCGACTCCGGGACCGTCCGGCACGATCTGGGGCAATACATCACTCAATACCGTCGCGGGCAACGGTACGGGGACAACCACAACCTACCCGGTTTATGCCACCGTTCCCAGCGCGAACTACACACCAGACAACTATGCCGATACTGTCACCATCGCAGTGACCTACTGA
- a CDS encoding fimbria/pilus outer membrane usher protein, with protein MVCAQTLNNNQNENSVINSTSQITGVDLYLDVTLNENPVGLVHFGYDNGKLYAGADTLRKMGFRFAPDATNAVCLNDIPQLTIDYNVQLQTLSLTVPLSSLDLATTQLNSPTETSPTATTSRGALLNYDIYTQQGDESAINTFSELRAFNAAGVLSTTQLTQYSTEEYADNSFERLDTSWRTSFPDSMLALTVGDTLTSSLIWSRPTRIGGIQIGTDFGLQPYKPTTPLPAYLGSATLPSNVELYVDGVRYYNGEVPAGSFQINTMPNISGAGTGQVMMTDALGRTSVQNFSFYNDQQLLREGLTAWSAELGTVRENYGYSSFDYASAPVLSATWRRGFSNTFTAGTHTETSDGLINAGFSNDWIPGTRSGTFSTSLAASTDSGKNGFLYSFGYRWSGERFNFSTSTTATSGDYRDVATHYGEPPPTLNSNTVIGYSFEAAGNVSLSYLQFRYPHENAVRYANASWFKSVTDNISLNAGFNQNIDDNRDRSLYLMVTIATDNNLSASSTLQRTNDETGYQLNASLTPPADGGWGWNLAASQQAFRQSGQGEVGYLGRYGKAYAGFSRLPDNHYGYAGATGSLVAMGGGLFAAREINNGFAVVSTDGVPDVPVKLQNNLIGRSDDQGLLLVTPLNSYQKNLISIDPMDLPANMRIARVETNATPADRSGTLVSFGITPVRAAQVILVDNQGKPIPEGSMAYAVSTTGQSSVVGFDGMTWFDTLEQHNTLRVDTDTGSCRVQFDYPASAKGIVQIGPLVCRSY; from the coding sequence ATGGTTTGCGCACAAACGCTGAATAATAACCAGAACGAAAATAGTGTTATTAATAGCACTTCGCAGATTACGGGGGTCGATTTGTATCTCGACGTCACCTTAAATGAAAATCCCGTTGGGCTGGTACATTTTGGCTACGATAATGGAAAGCTTTATGCGGGAGCAGATACCCTGCGTAAAATGGGGTTCCGCTTTGCTCCAGATGCCACTAACGCCGTCTGCCTGAATGATATCCCCCAGCTAACCATTGACTACAACGTTCAATTGCAAACGCTCTCGCTTACTGTGCCACTCAGTTCACTCGATCTTGCGACCACGCAGCTTAACTCGCCCACTGAAACCTCGCCAACGGCGACAACATCACGCGGGGCGCTCCTCAATTATGATATCTATACCCAACAGGGGGATGAAAGTGCAATCAACACTTTCAGTGAACTTCGCGCCTTCAATGCTGCCGGCGTGCTCAGCACCACCCAGTTGACGCAGTACTCCACCGAGGAATATGCCGATAACAGCTTTGAGCGCCTCGACACCAGTTGGCGTACGTCATTTCCTGATTCGATGTTGGCGCTCACCGTTGGCGATACCCTGACAAGTTCACTCATCTGGTCCCGACCGACGCGTATCGGCGGTATTCAGATAGGAACCGATTTTGGTTTGCAGCCCTATAAGCCAACCACCCCGCTCCCTGCATATCTGGGATCCGCGACGTTGCCGTCAAACGTTGAGCTGTACGTGGACGGCGTCAGGTACTACAACGGAGAAGTCCCCGCAGGTAGTTTTCAGATTAACACCATGCCTAACATCAGCGGCGCGGGTACGGGTCAGGTAATGATGACGGACGCACTGGGCAGAACGAGCGTACAAAATTTCTCGTTCTACAACGATCAGCAACTCCTGCGGGAAGGATTAACTGCCTGGTCGGCTGAATTGGGCACGGTACGCGAAAATTATGGTTACTCCTCTTTTGATTATGCCAGCGCACCGGTATTGAGCGCTACGTGGCGCCGCGGGTTTAGCAATACGTTCACCGCCGGGACTCATACGGAAACCAGCGATGGACTGATTAACGCGGGCTTCAGTAACGACTGGATCCCTGGAACCCGCAGCGGCACGTTTTCGACCTCACTTGCCGCAAGTACCGACTCAGGAAAGAACGGGTTTTTGTACAGTTTTGGTTACCGTTGGTCCGGTGAACGGTTTAATTTCAGTACCAGTACCACGGCAACTTCCGGCGATTATCGCGATGTCGCCACCCATTACGGTGAGCCGCCACCGACGCTTAACAGCAACACAGTCATTGGCTATTCATTCGAAGCTGCCGGTAATGTCAGCCTGAGCTACCTGCAGTTTCGTTATCCACATGAAAATGCGGTGCGCTACGCCAACGCCAGTTGGTTTAAATCTGTTACAGACAACATCTCACTGAATGCCGGATTCAATCAGAACATTGACGATAACCGCGATCGCAGTCTCTATTTGATGGTGACGATCGCTACCGACAACAATCTGAGCGCCAGCAGCACCCTACAACGTACCAACGATGAAACCGGCTACCAGCTCAACGCCAGCCTGACGCCTCCTGCCGACGGTGGGTGGGGCTGGAATCTGGCCGCCAGTCAGCAGGCTTTCCGGCAAAGTGGCCAGGGCGAAGTGGGATATCTGGGGCGTTATGGTAAAGCGTACGCGGGATTTAGCCGTTTACCCGATAACCATTATGGTTATGCAGGCGCAACCGGATCGCTGGTGGCCATGGGAGGCGGCTTGTTTGCAGCAAGAGAAATCAATAATGGTTTTGCCGTCGTATCAACTGACGGTGTACCTGATGTTCCGGTCAAATTGCAAAATAACCTGATTGGTCGCAGCGACGACCAGGGGCTACTGCTGGTCACGCCCCTCAACAGTTATCAAAAAAACCTGATTAGTATTGACCCAATGGATCTCCCCGCCAATATGCGGATTGCACGCGTTGAGACGAACGCAACGCCTGCCGATCGTTCCGGTACTCTGGTTAGCTTTGGCATCACTCCCGTACGCGCTGCGCAGGTCATCCTCGTCGACAATCAGGGTAAACCAATTCCCGAAGGCAGCATGGCATACGCCGTCAGCACTACGGGCCAGTCGTCTGTCGTTGGTTTTGATGGGATGACCTGGTTCGACACGCTGGAGCAGCACAATACGCTGCGCGTTGATACGGACACCGGCAGTTGTCGCGTGCAATTTGACTATCCCGCGTCAGCAAAAGGGATTGTGCAAATAGGCCCACTGGTTTGCCGATCATACTAA
- a CDS encoding molecular chaperone, with the protein MKVKLPVQQCACACLLGMVASVNPAAASGLQIAPVTLTLQATQNADGIWLSNAGENVLNAQVRVFRWSQSAYDDKLSPSQGLVISPPMLALAPGERQLIRVIRTSPPSAHAEDAYRLSIDELPPAKVEKNKLQFVLHYSVPVFIQPTSAAQTQAKLQWKLQQLNGKKFIEVSNQGNGHAQLSAATFISPDGAKKVITPGLLGYVLPGSTMRWIVSPSASNNHYGGKVEVTINGQKTVQDL; encoded by the coding sequence ATGAAAGTAAAACTGCCTGTTCAGCAGTGTGCCTGCGCATGCCTGTTAGGGATGGTGGCGAGCGTTAACCCCGCCGCCGCCAGCGGGCTGCAAATAGCCCCGGTTACATTAACGTTGCAAGCGACGCAAAATGCCGATGGTATCTGGCTGAGTAATGCAGGTGAAAATGTGCTCAACGCCCAGGTTCGGGTTTTTCGCTGGAGCCAGAGCGCTTATGACGACAAACTTTCTCCCTCTCAGGGGCTGGTCATTAGCCCGCCGATGCTGGCATTAGCCCCTGGAGAACGTCAGTTGATTCGTGTTATTCGCACAAGCCCTCCCTCGGCGCATGCCGAAGACGCTTATCGTTTGTCGATAGATGAGTTGCCGCCTGCAAAAGTAGAAAAAAATAAGCTTCAGTTTGTGCTGCATTATTCCGTTCCCGTTTTCATTCAACCGACATCAGCGGCACAAACGCAGGCAAAACTGCAATGGAAATTACAACAACTGAATGGCAAAAAATTTATTGAAGTCAGCAATCAGGGAAATGGGCATGCGCAATTATCCGCTGCAACATTTATAAGCCCTGACGGTGCTAAAAAAGTCATAACACCCGGACTATTAGGCTACGTTTTACCCGGCTCAACAATGCGCTGGATAGTCTCCCCGTCGGCCAGTAATAATCATTATGGCGGGAAAGTTGAAGTCACAATCAATGGCCAAAAAACAGTACAAGATCTGTAA
- a CDS encoding spore coat U domain-containing protein has translation MALVLDKRLILCCCAFSIISVANAATVNGTFQVLMTIQKACTVTAGSASNITLGPVNTTATNTSASNTISINCSKTTPYFIGLAPSAANGGTTTGSGAMSSVANAATNTDKVPYQLNRTSATGPVWGNTATDTAPGNGVAATGTGLAQTYTVYATAPSANFTPDDYADTVTVNVNY, from the coding sequence ATGGCTCTAGTCTTAGACAAACGCTTAATTCTTTGTTGCTGCGCCTTTTCCATTATATCAGTGGCAAATGCAGCAACCGTTAACGGAACATTTCAGGTGCTGATGACGATTCAGAAGGCCTGTACCGTAACTGCTGGTTCGGCTTCAAATATCACGCTTGGTCCGGTGAATACCACAGCGACAAATACCAGTGCAAGCAACACTATTTCAATTAATTGCTCAAAAACCACGCCCTATTTTATCGGCCTGGCACCGTCGGCTGCCAATGGAGGGACGACGACGGGCTCAGGCGCCATGTCCTCTGTGGCTAACGCGGCCACCAATACCGACAAAGTGCCCTATCAGCTAAATCGCACGTCAGCAACAGGTCCGGTGTGGGGTAATACCGCCACCGACACCGCGCCTGGAAATGGCGTAGCGGCGACGGGGACCGGTCTGGCACAAACCTATACTGTTTACGCCACCGCACCGAGCGCCAACTTCACTCCTGACGACTATGCCGACACGGTAACGGTTAACGTTAACTACTAA
- a CDS encoding MerR family transcriptional regulator encodes MAYYSIGDVAERCGINPVTLRAWQRRYGLLKPQRSEGGHRLFDEEDIQRIEEIKRWINSGTPVGKVKALLETSTRQTDDDWNQLQEEMMSMLRMAHPPKLRAKIIALGRVHPVDALIDHVYLPVRQRLMLDHNTSRIMNSMLDGALIEYVATLLSETRRKSGKDAILMAWDVEDRTRLWLEAWRLSQSGWHIAVLAEPIESPRPELFPGQTLFVWTGITPTRRQNELLQHWNEQGYKVVFHSP; translated from the coding sequence ATGGCTTATTACAGCATTGGAGATGTCGCAGAACGTTGCGGGATAAATCCTGTCACCCTCCGGGCATGGCAACGACGTTACGGTTTACTCAAACCTCAACGCAGCGAAGGTGGCCACCGTCTCTTTGATGAAGAAGATATTCAACGTATTGAAGAAATAAAACGTTGGATTAACAGTGGCACACCCGTTGGCAAAGTAAAAGCATTACTGGAAACCAGTACCCGTCAAACTGACGATGACTGGAATCAATTGCAAGAAGAGATGATGAGCATGCTTCGCATGGCGCATCCACCGAAGCTGCGAGCCAAAATTATCGCACTTGGTCGCGTCCATCCCGTAGATGCACTGATTGATCACGTTTATCTTCCCGTACGTCAACGGTTAATGCTTGATCATAATACATCCCGCATTATGAACAGTATGCTTGATGGCGCGTTGATTGAATATGTTGCCACACTGCTGTCTGAAACGCGGCGCAAGTCAGGGAAAGATGCCATCCTGATGGCCTGGGATGTTGAAGACAGAACCCGTCTGTGGCTCGAAGCCTGGCGCTTATCGCAATCTGGCTGGCATATTGCCGTTCTTGCTGAACCCATTGAATCGCCAAGACCAGAACTTTTCCCAGGTCAGACGCTTTTTGTCTGGACCGGTATTACGCCAACCCGTAGACAAAATGAGCTGCTACAACACTGGAATGAACAAGGTTATAAGGTCGTTTTCCACAGCCCATAA
- a CDS encoding diguanylate phosphodiesterase, translating to MLTTIIYRSHLRDDAPLKALEDMVAAANLKNRRSDVTGILLFNGRHFFQLLEGPEEQVKEIYRCICNDPRHHNIVELMCDYAPARRFGKAGMELFDLQKHERNDVLQAVLNKGTSKFQLTYDDRALQFFRTFVLATEKSSYFEIPAPDYWSFIADDSCTLLDESTLPSDIDFSFAFQPIIDPMSQRVIALEALIRGRDGETPATYFDNLNPEELYTADLQSKKTAFAMASALGLNDKMLSVNLLPMTLVNKPDAVSFLINEIAAHGLVPEQIIVEFTESEVISRFDTFAQAVKSLKAAGICVAIDHFGAGFAGLQLLSRFQPDRIKISRELITDVHKSGPRQAIIQAIIKCCTSLEIMISAVGVEKPEEWMWLESAGIEIFQGNLFAQACLNGTPSVAWPEKK from the coding sequence ATGCTCACGACCATTATTTACCGTAGCCATCTACGTGATGACGCCCCCCTCAAAGCGCTTGAGGATATGGTGGCAGCCGCAAACCTCAAAAACAGGCGATCTGATGTTACGGGGATTTTACTCTTTAACGGTCGCCACTTTTTCCAACTGCTTGAAGGCCCTGAGGAGCAGGTAAAGGAGATTTATCGTTGTATATGTAACGATCCACGGCACCACAATATCGTTGAGCTGATGTGTGATTACGCGCCTGCGAGAAGATTCGGAAAGGCGGGGATGGAGTTATTTGATTTACAAAAACATGAACGCAATGACGTCCTGCAAGCGGTACTTAACAAGGGAACATCTAAATTTCAGCTCACGTATGATGACAGGGCATTACAGTTTTTCCGCACATTTGTCCTTGCGACGGAAAAATCGAGCTATTTTGAAATACCTGCGCCTGATTACTGGAGTTTTATTGCCGACGACTCTTGTACTCTCCTGGATGAAAGCACACTCCCGTCCGATATCGATTTCAGCTTTGCTTTTCAACCCATTATCGATCCTATGTCGCAACGCGTCATTGCCCTTGAAGCACTTATTCGTGGTAGAGACGGTGAAACGCCCGCAACTTATTTTGACAACTTAAATCCTGAGGAACTGTATACCGCGGATCTGCAGAGCAAAAAGACTGCTTTTGCAATGGCAAGCGCGCTGGGACTTAACGACAAAATGCTTTCAGTCAATCTGCTCCCCATGACCCTGGTAAATAAACCCGATGCAGTCAGCTTTCTGATAAACGAAATCGCGGCGCACGGACTGGTGCCTGAACAAATCATTGTAGAATTTACCGAAAGCGAAGTTATTTCTCGTTTTGATACGTTCGCGCAGGCTGTGAAGTCACTCAAGGCTGCGGGGATCTGTGTGGCGATAGATCATTTTGGGGCAGGTTTTGCCGGGCTTCAGCTTCTGTCTCGTTTTCAACCCGACCGAATTAAGATAAGCCGCGAGCTCATCACGGATGTGCATAAAAGTGGACCAAGACAGGCCATCATTCAGGCAATTATCAAATGCTGCACTTCGCTGGAAATCATGATTTCCGCAGTCGGCGTTGAAAAACCTGAAGAGTGGATGTGGCTTGAGTCCGCAGGTATTGAAATCTTCCAGGGTAACCTTTTTGCACAAGCCTGCCTGAATGGTACGCCGTCTGTTGCATGGCCAGAGAAAAAATGA
- a CDS encoding two-component-system connector protein YcgZ — protein sequence MQQHTVRTDSASAISRYFAKAHLPTQQETLGEIVTEILKDGRNLNRKSLCTKLLSRLEKASGENEQKHYNALIGLLFE from the coding sequence ATGCAGCAGCATACCGTTCGTACTGATTCTGCAAGCGCGATTTCTCGTTACTTTGCAAAGGCGCATCTGCCAACCCAACAGGAAACATTGGGAGAAATCGTCACTGAGATACTCAAAGATGGGCGAAATCTGAACCGCAAATCACTTTGCACCAAGCTTCTGAGCCGTCTTGAAAAAGCATCAGGGGAGAACGAACAGAAACATTACAATGCGTTAATTGGCTTGCTTTTTGAATAA
- a CDS encoding two-component-system connector protein AriR, whose protein sequence is MLHEINVHSVMTDKALSSYFHNAGELLADESVVLGQAVTNVILAGDNVNNKNIILSLIGSLESTVDVVQADVIRKTLEIVLRYTADDV, encoded by the coding sequence ATGCTTCATGAAATTAATGTCCACAGTGTAATGACGGATAAAGCTTTATCAAGTTACTTCCATAATGCAGGTGAGCTATTAGCAGATGAGTCTGTGGTATTGGGGCAGGCGGTAACAAATGTAATTCTGGCTGGTGATAATGTTAATAATAAAAATATCATTTTAAGCCTGATTGGTTCTCTGGAGTCAACAGTTGACGTTGTCCAGGCAGATGTTATCAGAAAAACCCTGGAAATAGTGTTGCGTTACACAGCTGACGATGTCTAA
- a CDS encoding LuxR family transcriptional regulator: protein MMNIVQEQVGNAELWLDDIFIRQGLKNILADIFFEDDQTRLVFFTANHFDAVKKQKYDLNTHRLVLLIDGHQYQYLNDISLYRLPVDIGVGSIKQFIIDITRAGGEHENQSKACISLTARDKFILTQLGEGRTIFEISALLNLHLKTIYQARQNLIKKLGCSGLIDFQGILRAQVFRNWLEHA from the coding sequence ATGATGAACATCGTTCAGGAACAAGTTGGAAACGCAGAGTTATGGCTTGATGATATTTTTATCAGGCAAGGGTTAAAGAATATTCTTGCCGATATATTTTTCGAAGATGACCAGACGCGTCTTGTTTTCTTCACCGCCAATCACTTTGATGCGGTAAAAAAGCAAAAATATGATCTGAATACGCATCGTTTGGTACTGTTGATTGATGGTCATCAGTATCAGTATCTCAATGATATTTCACTTTACAGACTTCCAGTGGATATTGGCGTTGGCTCAATTAAACAATTTATTATTGATATCACTCGTGCTGGTGGTGAGCACGAGAATCAATCGAAAGCATGTATCTCTTTGACCGCACGAGATAAATTTATTTTAACGCAGTTAGGAGAAGGTCGAACTATTTTTGAGATATCCGCCTTGTTAAATCTACACTTAAAAACGATTTACCAGGCCAGGCAGAATCTGATCAAGAAACTTGGCTGTTCTGGGCTGATTGATTTTCAGGGAATACTGCGAGCGCAGGTATTCCGCAACTGGCTGGAACATGCCTGA
- a CDS encoding SDR family oxidoreductase: MRILVAGATGSIGLHVVNSAIKMGHQPVALVRNKRKVKLLPRGTAVFYGDVSIPETLTELPKDIDAIIFTLGSDGQGRIGARAIDYGGVRNVLRIFKDTSVRISLMTTIGVTERLSTWNQRTEVHDWKRRAERLVRASGHPYTIVRPGWFDYNNDDEHRIVMLQGDRRHAGTPEDGVISREQIAEVLVSALTHDEAKNKTFELMAERGEAQQDLTPLFAGLRADDPQKNDGVLDIDNMPLREEPECIINELNLYR, translated from the coding sequence ATGAGAATACTCGTTGCTGGGGCGACAGGAAGTATTGGTCTTCATGTCGTGAATAGCGCTATTAAAATGGGCCATCAGCCCGTCGCGCTGGTCAGAAATAAGCGCAAAGTTAAATTGCTTCCTCGGGGAACGGCTGTTTTTTACGGCGATGTTTCAATCCCGGAAACACTCACCGAATTACCGAAAGATATTGATGCCATCATCTTCACGCTCGGTTCCGATGGTCAGGGTCGTATCGGTGCCAGAGCGATCGATTACGGCGGAGTACGTAATGTTTTACGGATTTTCAAGGATACGTCTGTTCGTATCAGCCTGATGACCACGATTGGCGTGACTGAGCGGCTCAGCACCTGGAATCAACGAACTGAGGTTCATGACTGGAAAAGACGTGCCGAGCGTCTGGTCAGGGCCAGCGGTCATCCCTATACCATCGTCCGGCCCGGCTGGTTTGATTACAACAATGATGATGAACACAGAATTGTTATGCTTCAGGGGGATCGTCGCCACGCAGGGACACCGGAAGATGGTGTGATATCCCGCGAGCAAATCGCCGAGGTTCTGGTCAGTGCCCTGACCCACGACGAGGCAAAAAATAAAACGTTCGAGCTGATGGCTGAACGAGGTGAAGCACAACAGGATCTTACCCCACTGTTTGCAGGCCTGCGGGCTGATGATCCGCAAAAAAATGATGGGGTTCTGGACATAGACAATATGCCTCTGCGTGAAGAACCTGAGTGCATTATTAACGAGCTGAACCTGTACAGGTAA
- a CDS encoding LysR family transcriptional regulator, whose product MLKENFNELQIFLVVARERSFTKAAGKLGVSQSALSHAMKALEERLNIRLLTRTTRSVAPTEAGERIIACLEPRIADLEQELESLVQLNGTASGNIRLSAGEHAARSLVWPKLKPFLREYPEINLELVVDNGFVDIVEGRFDAGIRLGESVDKDMIAVRIGPDMRMAVVGAPSYFAANPAPETPHELQNHRCINMRLPTAGGLYHWEFEKEGKPLRVRVEGQVTFNLQAERIDAALSGFGIACIPEDRVQDYINTGELIQILQDWCPSFPGYYLYYPSRKQHPPAFALMIDALRYQE is encoded by the coding sequence ATGCTCAAAGAAAACTTCAATGAACTGCAAATCTTTCTTGTGGTGGCAAGGGAGCGAAGTTTTACCAAAGCAGCGGGTAAACTGGGCGTTTCTCAGTCTGCACTCAGCCACGCGATGAAGGCCCTGGAGGAAAGGCTGAATATCCGCCTTCTGACTCGCACGACCCGAAGCGTTGCCCCTACGGAAGCCGGTGAGCGAATTATTGCCTGCCTTGAACCTCGCATTGCCGATCTTGAACAGGAGCTGGAATCGCTTGTTCAACTGAACGGCACCGCCTCCGGCAATATCCGTTTATCTGCCGGGGAGCATGCCGCGCGAAGTCTGGTATGGCCGAAGCTAAAACCCTTCCTCAGGGAATATCCCGAAATTAATCTCGAACTGGTGGTTGATAACGGCTTTGTCGATATTGTTGAGGGGCGTTTTGATGCAGGGATCCGCCTTGGCGAAAGTGTGGATAAGGATATGATTGCGGTAAGAATTGGGCCGGATATGAGAATGGCTGTTGTAGGAGCGCCGTCTTATTTCGCTGCAAATCCTGCACCTGAAACGCCGCACGAGCTACAAAATCATCGGTGCATCAATATGCGTCTGCCGACAGCCGGTGGGCTTTACCACTGGGAGTTTGAGAAGGAAGGGAAACCGTTACGTGTCAGAGTAGAAGGGCAGGTAACCTTTAATCTGCAGGCGGAACGAATTGATGCGGCGTTATCCGGTTTTGGTATCGCCTGTATACCTGAAGACAGGGTGCAGGATTATATAAATACAGGAGAGCTTATCCAGATTCTGCAGGACTGGTGTCCGTCTTTCCCGGGATATTACCTCTACTACCCGAGCCGTAAGCAGCATCCACCCGCTTTTGCGCTGATGATCGATGCGCTTCGCTACCAGGAATAA